DNA from Acidobacteriota bacterium:
GCCGCGACTGCTTCCCCATCGAGCTTTCCCGCAAGCGCTCCCTCCGCGTGGCGGAGGAATGCCGCAAGCTCGGCGTGTCCGTCACGCGCATCCCGACCGTCGTCGAGAACGAGAAGGACGCCCTCCAGGCGCTCGAGGAGCTGCGGGACAAGAAGATCAACGCCCTGGTCATCTATCTGGGCAACTTCGGCCCGGAGACGCCGACGACCATCCTGGCCCAGAAGTTCGACGGCCCGGTCATGGTCGTCGCCGCCGCCGAGGAGTCGGGCAAGGACCTCGTCGACGGGCGCGGCGACGCCTACTGCGGCATGCTCAACAACTCCTACAGCATGGGCCTGCGCCGGCTCCGGCCCTACGTGCCGGAATACCCGGTCGGCCTGCCCGAGGAAGCGGCCGGGATGATCGCCGATTTCGTGCCTGTCGCCCGGATCCTGCTCGGCCTGGCCAAGCTCAAGGTCTTCTCTTTCGGGCCGCGGCCGCAGGATTTCCTGGCCTGCAACGCCCCGATCAAGCCGCTCTACGACCTCGGCGTCGAGATCATGGAGAACAGCGAGCTCGACCTCTACGACATCTTCCGCAAGTCCGAGGGCGATCCGAAGGTCAAGGCGGTCGCGGCGGACATAGCCAGGGAGCTGGGTGCCGGGAACGCCTATCCCGGCATCCTGAACAAGCTGGCCCAGTTCGAAGTCGCGCTGCTCAAGTTCATGGAAGGGAACCTCGGCGCCTCGGAGTTCGGCATCTTCGCCGACAAGTGCTGGCCGGCCTTCGAGAGCTTCTTCGGCTTCGTCCCCTGCTACGTCAACTCGCGGCTGGCGGCCCGGGGCATCCCGGTCGCCTGCGAGGTCGACATCTACGGCGCGCTGAGCGAGTACATCGCCACCTGCGCCACGGAGTTGCCGGCCACGATCCTCGACATCAACAACACCGTCCCCTACGACATGATCGCCGGGGCCAGGAAGGCGATCAAGGGCTACAAGCCCTCCGACCTGTTCATGGGCTTCCACTGCGGCAATACGCCGGCCGGGTGCCTGGTCAACCCGGCCATGGGCTACCAGCTGATCATGCACCGGCTCCAGGAGCCGGGCAAGGAGCCCGACATCACCCGGGGGACGGTCGAGGGGCGGATCAAGGCGGGC
Protein-coding regions in this window:
- a CDS encoding fucose isomerase, encoding MTNIPKVRLGLVAVSRDCFPIELSRKRSLRVAEECRKLGVSVTRIPTVVENEKDALQALEELRDKKINALVIYLGNFGPETPTTILAQKFDGPVMVVAAAEESGKDLVDGRGDAYCGMLNNSYSMGLRRLRPYVPEYPVGLPEEAAGMIADFVPVARILLGLAKLKVFSFGPRPQDFLACNAPIKPLYDLGVEIMENSELDLYDIFRKSEGDPKVKAVAADIARELGAGNAYPGILNKLAQFEVALLKFMEGNLGASEFGIFADKCWPAFESFFGFVPCYVNSRLAARGIPVACEVDIYGALSEYIATCATELPATILDINNTVPYDMIAGARKAIKGYKPSDLFMGFHCGNTPAGCLVNPAMGYQLIMHRLQEPGKEPDITRGTVEGRIKAGGVTIFRLQSTADTVLRSYMAEGEVLDVDPKSFGGIGVIAVKEMGRFYRHVLVEKRFPHHTAVAFAPAGKTLWAAMRMLGVEDIGFNRPAGMLYPTENPF